The proteins below are encoded in one region of Desulfovibrio sp.:
- a CDS encoding CBS domain-containing protein has protein sequence MTSEDGFLGLRVGSLTLKKPVFVDELTTVVEAARAMRAASATACLVGSPESVAGILTERDIVGAVADGRALYCPASELMSRGVVSVSEEELVSEAFLAMIRHSIRRLAVTDREGRTKAMLTERDLMAARLESPVALSVAISNASDGESLARAYAGLGDLLPLWLKQGADVSRAGALAAAVRDQLFVRAAELALLGGPDPGMMALLVLGSEGRREQFLATDQDNALVLGENADIHLAESFALRLMAILNQAGLPPCPHGVTADHASWRMTLAGWENRLATLGRDIGPDAVLALSLLADLRHVFGEKSLSDGLRQAVIHAVRENPRSLRYMAREAVRFEPPISIFGTLSTEKTDLGREGLDIKRGGIFPLTQGARVLALEFGMERTDTASRLLGAAAAGVLSGETAGDLTQSMEFMQELRLRFQAEALAEGREPDSMVYLDRMSRMERSRLKECFKAVAGFQAILSNKYALRLLT, from the coding sequence ATGACAAGCGAAGATGGTTTTTTGGGCCTCAGGGTGGGTAGCCTCACCCTGAAGAAGCCCGTCTTCGTGGATGAACTGACCACTGTGGTGGAGGCGGCGCGCGCCATGCGCGCCGCCAGCGCCACGGCCTGCCTTGTTGGTTCGCCTGAGAGCGTGGCCGGAATCCTTACGGAACGGGACATCGTCGGAGCTGTGGCCGATGGGCGAGCCCTCTATTGCCCGGCTTCGGAACTGATGAGCCGGGGGGTGGTGAGCGTGTCCGAGGAGGAGCTGGTCTCGGAGGCGTTTCTGGCCATGATCCGCCACTCCATCCGCCGCCTCGCGGTGACGGATCGGGAGGGGCGGACCAAGGCCATGCTCACGGAGCGGGACCTCATGGCCGCCAGGCTCGAAAGCCCGGTGGCCCTTTCCGTGGCCATTTCCAACGCCTCGGACGGCGAGTCTCTGGCCAGGGCCTATGCCGGCCTTGGCGATTTGCTTCCCCTGTGGCTCAAACAGGGAGCAGACGTGTCCCGCGCCGGAGCCCTGGCTGCCGCGGTACGCGACCAACTCTTCGTGCGCGCTGCGGAGCTGGCCCTTTTGGGCGGGCCGGATCCCGGGATGATGGCCTTGTTGGTTCTCGGCAGCGAAGGCCGCCGCGAGCAGTTTTTGGCCACGGACCAGGACAACGCCCTGGTACTGGGGGAAAATGCCGACATCCATCTGGCCGAGTCTTTCGCATTGCGCCTGATGGCCATCCTGAACCAGGCCGGGTTGCCGCCTTGTCCGCACGGAGTCACTGCCGACCATGCATCGTGGCGCATGACCCTGGCCGGGTGGGAAAACCGTCTGGCCACCCTGGGCAGGGATATCGGCCCGGATGCTGTTCTGGCCTTGTCACTCCTTGCCGACCTGCGCCATGTGTTCGGGGAAAAAAGTCTCTCTGATGGATTGCGCCAAGCAGTTATCCACGCTGTGCGGGAAAATCCCCGCTCGCTTCGCTACATGGCGCGAGAAGCTGTGCGGTTCGAACCGCCGATTTCGATTTTCGGTACCTTGTCCACTGAGAAAACCGATCTGGGCCGCGAGGGACTGGACATAAAACGGGGCGGTATTTTCCCCCTGACCCAGGGAGCGCGGGTGCTGGCCCTGGAGTTCGGCATGGAGCGCACGGATACGGCTTCCCGGCTCTTGGGTGCGGCAGCGGCGGGGGTTCTCTCAGGGGAAACGGCAGGAGATCTCACCCAGTCCATGGAGTTCATGCAGGAACTCAGGCTGCGCTTCCAGGCCGAGGCTTTGGCCGAGGGCCGCGAGCCGGACAGTATGGTGTATCTGGACCGGATGTCGCGCATGGAACGGTCGCGGCTCAAGGAGTGTTTCAAGGCAGTGGCCGGTTTCCAGGCGATTTTATCCAACAAATACGCGCTGCGGCTGCTCACATGA
- the acs gene encoding acetate--CoA ligase translates to METGLVDSLLREERVFRPLPQVVREANMGQPELKAAQKLADADYRLFWEEQAADLDWFEKWDQVLDDSTPPFYKWFLGGKCNLVHNALDRHILTANKNKLAIIWEGESGECRKYTYYELYREVCRFANALRAMGVGKGDRILIYLPPLPETIISMLAAAKIGAIQTLVFAGHSARSLRERVEGCLPKIIVTADGFYRNGRVINLKSVVDEALFGQGCDCVQSVIVVHRAGVELDMVEPRDLRYEDLLRQERPQSPTEVMDAEDPLFLLYTSGATGKPKGLLHTHGGYMVGVHSTYRWVMDVKPTDLYLCTADPGWITGHSYVVFGPLMAGTTVVLYEGHPLYPQADRLWAIVARYGVTILYTTPTLIRMLMRYGGQYPKKHDLSSLRLLGSVGEPIGPEPWVWFHKYIGRSECPLLDTWWQTETGMFMVSPLPISLLKPGSAGRPLPGVDVDVVDRNGNQAGPDKGGFVVVRKPWPAMARTLWNDDEGYKKAYWEKIPGFYFAGDVARKDEDGYFWFQGRADDVLNIGGHRIGPAEVEAALVAHKAVAEAAVIGVPDPIKGEAAKCFVVRREGWEKDFDSEDELIKALTSHVKRELGPFVSIKAIAFRDNLPHTKSGKILRRLLKAEETGAAPGDLSTLEEE, encoded by the coding sequence ATGGAAACCGGCCTCGTCGATAGCCTTCTGCGGGAAGAACGGGTCTTCCGCCCCCTGCCCCAGGTGGTGCGCGAGGCCAACATGGGCCAGCCCGAACTCAAGGCGGCCCAGAAGCTCGCGGACGCGGACTATCGTCTTTTCTGGGAAGAACAGGCTGCGGACCTCGACTGGTTCGAAAAATGGGACCAGGTTCTGGATGATTCCACTCCCCCCTTCTACAAGTGGTTTCTGGGCGGCAAGTGCAACCTGGTCCACAACGCCCTGGACCGCCACATCTTAACAGCCAACAAGAACAAGCTGGCCATCATCTGGGAAGGCGAATCCGGCGAGTGCCGCAAATACACCTATTACGAACTGTACCGGGAGGTATGCCGTTTCGCCAACGCGCTCAGGGCCATGGGCGTGGGCAAGGGCGACCGAATCCTCATTTACCTGCCCCCGCTGCCGGAAACCATCATCTCCATGCTGGCCGCGGCCAAAATAGGCGCGATACAAACCCTGGTCTTCGCCGGGCACTCGGCCAGGTCGCTTCGCGAGCGGGTGGAAGGCTGCCTCCCCAAAATCATCGTCACGGCAGACGGATTCTACCGCAACGGACGGGTGATCAACTTAAAATCCGTGGTGGACGAAGCCCTGTTCGGCCAGGGCTGCGACTGCGTGCAGAGCGTCATCGTGGTGCACCGGGCCGGCGTGGAACTGGACATGGTGGAGCCGCGCGACCTGCGCTACGAAGACCTGCTCCGCCAGGAGCGTCCCCAGTCACCCACCGAGGTCATGGACGCCGAGGATCCGCTGTTTCTTCTCTATACGTCCGGAGCCACGGGCAAGCCCAAGGGGCTTTTGCACACCCACGGCGGCTACATGGTGGGCGTGCACTCCACTTACCGCTGGGTCATGGACGTCAAACCCACCGATCTTTACCTGTGCACTGCCGACCCTGGCTGGATCACTGGCCACAGTTATGTGGTTTTCGGCCCGCTCATGGCCGGAACAACCGTGGTGCTCTACGAGGGCCATCCGCTTTACCCTCAGGCCGACCGGCTCTGGGCTATCGTTGCCCGCTACGGCGTGACCATCCTCTACACCACGCCCACGCTCATACGCATGCTCATGCGCTACGGCGGCCAGTATCCCAAGAAACACGACCTCTCCTCCCTGCGCCTTCTGGGCAGCGTGGGCGAGCCCATCGGGCCCGAACCCTGGGTGTGGTTCCACAAATACATCGGGCGTAGCGAATGCCCGCTGTTGGACACCTGGTGGCAGACCGAGACCGGCATGTTCATGGTGTCGCCGCTGCCCATATCCCTCTTGAAGCCCGGTTCGGCCGGTCGGCCGCTGCCCGGCGTGGACGTGGACGTGGTGGACCGCAACGGCAACCAGGCCGGACCCGACAAGGGCGGCTTCGTGGTGGTGCGCAAACCCTGGCCCGCCATGGCCCGCACCTTGTGGAACGACGACGAGGGATACAAGAAAGCCTACTGGGAAAAGATACCTGGCTTTTATTTCGCGGGAGACGTGGCCCGCAAGGACGAGGACGGCTACTTCTGGTTCCAGGGCCGGGCCGACGACGTGTTGAACATCGGCGGGCACCGCATCGGTCCGGCCGAAGTGGAGGCGGCGCTCGTGGCCCACAAGGCCGTGGCCGAGGCAGCGGTGATCGGCGTGCCAGACCCCATAAAGGGCGAGGCCGCCAAGTGCTTCGTGGTGCGCCGGGAAGGATGGGAGAAGGATTTCGACAGCGAGGACGAACTCATCAAGGCCCTCACCAGCCACGTGAAGCGTGAACTCGGTCCCTTCGTGTCCATCAAGGCCATCGCCTTCCGCGACAACCTGCCCCACACCAAGAGCGGCAAGATTCTGCGCAGGCTCCTGAAAGCCGAAGAAACCGGGGCCGCCCCTGGCGACTTGTCCACGCTGGAAGAGGAATAA
- a CDS encoding DUF485 domain-containing protein, with protein sequence MSNHHKIDNEKFQGLVRSKWSVSLSLSALMLVIYYGFILVLAFNKNILSQKIGEHMTLGIPIGLGVILSACVLTGIYVRWANTTYDKTVKDIIDHMKR encoded by the coding sequence ATGAGTAACCATCACAAGATCGACAACGAGAAATTCCAAGGCCTCGTGCGCAGTAAGTGGTCTGTTTCCCTTTCCCTTTCAGCGCTCATGCTGGTCATTTACTACGGATTCATTTTGGTACTGGCATTCAACAAGAATATCCTGTCCCAAAAAATCGGCGAGCACATGACGTTAGGCATCCCCATCGGCCTGGGAGTCATTCTCTCGGCCTGCGTGCTCACAGGGATTTACGTGCGCTGGGCCAACACCACCTACGACAAAACCGTGAAAGACATCATCGACCACATGAAGAGGTAG
- a CDS encoding 3'-5' exonuclease, which produces MKWWPWSSRNGDSPVGRAEFVVFDLEMGGLDPSRDDILSFGALRMHGGRIDLGDTYKALVRPTGNRPSGESVRIHQLTPAELEDKPPIEEALPAFLEYCGEAVLTGWHVELDMAFLRSWTKRLGLPAPKNRSLDVLGLYMAIRGGRGSQLLEELPLKDATLYSVARALGVSPKGAHDALGDAFLTAQVLQRFLSILRVSRQGEDPTLETVLRLASPSANPRAAPQPAF; this is translated from the coding sequence ATGAAATGGTGGCCATGGTCCAGCCGTAACGGCGACTCGCCAGTGGGGCGGGCTGAATTCGTTGTCTTCGATCTGGAGATGGGCGGGCTTGACCCCTCGCGGGACGACATATTGTCTTTCGGGGCTCTGCGCATGCATGGCGGGCGCATCGACCTGGGCGACACCTACAAAGCCCTGGTCAGGCCAACGGGAAACCGGCCATCCGGGGAAAGCGTGCGAATCCACCAACTCACCCCTGCGGAGCTTGAGGATAAGCCTCCCATCGAGGAAGCGCTCCCGGCATTTTTGGAATACTGCGGTGAGGCCGTGCTCACAGGCTGGCACGTGGAGCTGGATATGGCATTTCTGCGCTCGTGGACCAAACGTTTGGGATTGCCCGCACCCAAGAACCGCAGCCTGGATGTTTTGGGGCTGTACATGGCCATCAGGGGGGGCAGGGGGTCTCAACTCCTGGAGGAGCTTCCCTTAAAAGACGCCACTCTCTACAGTGTGGCCAGGGCTTTGGGCGTCTCTCCAAAAGGGGCTCACGACGCTCTGGGGGACGCTTTCCTAACGGCCCAGGTGCTGCAGCGGTTTCTCTCAATTCTGAGGGTGTCCCGCCAGGGGGAGGATCCCACGCTGGAGACTGTTCTCAGGCTGGCGTCACCGTCGGCGAATCCCAGGGCAGCTCCGCAGCCAGCATTCTGA
- a CDS encoding phosphotransferase, whose protein sequence is MTPLADLLSNWGVLFARLRPDLAIPGSPERCLVRHVVEDVSGTLWLLEQLGPGQAIRREALGKLLDELAGLGLHGLAPYRRVDASSGTGANRDAGGGPFVLRDWGGCWQLSPFILCEPLIQPDYLDDSAKGESLGAWMSDLRNSSTSLPVPDNLFPLDLPSFVTDLLTRMARARPDVHARVSRMVSTLTGFFEAYAELPRALCHGDVHPLNVIWKESGILAVIDWEFAGMRPEIYDLANCLGCLGIEGDGGFDSPFAQSLLGRTLHAGLYTPESASMLIPAILATRFGWLSEWLRRKDEEMIELELTFMEHLADHP, encoded by the coding sequence ATGACGCCCCTTGCTGACCTCCTCTCCAACTGGGGAGTTCTGTTCGCCCGCCTTCGGCCTGATCTTGCCATTCCGGGCAGCCCGGAGCGGTGCCTCGTGCGCCACGTGGTCGAGGATGTGAGCGGCACTCTCTGGCTGTTGGAGCAGCTCGGGCCGGGGCAGGCCATACGGCGAGAGGCACTCGGGAAGCTTCTCGACGAACTGGCCGGGCTCGGCCTGCACGGTCTGGCGCCCTACCGACGCGTCGACGCCAGCTCTGGGACCGGGGCCAACAGAGACGCCGGTGGTGGCCCCTTCGTCTTGAGAGATTGGGGGGGCTGCTGGCAGCTTTCCCCGTTCATACTGTGCGAGCCTTTGATCCAGCCGGACTATTTGGATGACAGCGCCAAAGGTGAATCGCTGGGCGCGTGGATGTCGGACCTCCGGAATTCGTCCACCAGCCTGCCTGTGCCTGACAACCTCTTCCCTCTTGATCTTCCAAGCTTCGTGACTGACCTTTTGACCCGCATGGCCCGCGCCCGTCCGGATGTCCACGCACGAGTGTCCCGGATGGTGTCCACGCTAACGGGATTCTTCGAGGCGTATGCGGAATTGCCCCGCGCCCTGTGCCACGGCGACGTGCACCCCCTGAATGTGATCTGGAAAGAGTCCGGCATCTTGGCCGTGATCGACTGGGAGTTCGCGGGGATGCGCCCGGAGATCTACGATCTGGCCAACTGCCTGGGTTGCCTGGGCATCGAGGGTGATGGCGGTTTCGACTCGCCTTTTGCCCAGAGCCTGCTCGGCCGTACTCTCCATGCAGGGCTCTATACTCCCGAATCCGCCAGCATGCTGATCCCGGCCATTCTGGCCACGCGATTTGGCTGGCTCTCGGAATGGCTGCGCCGAAAAGATGAAGAGATGATCGAACTGGAGCTTACGTTTATGGAGCATCTGGCGGATCACCCCTGA
- the actP gene encoding cation/acetate symporter ActP: MNTFTSTIGQPNALSIIFFFVFVAATLVITYFAAKKSKTASDFYAAGRSVTGFQNGLALAGDYMSAASFLGIAGLVALKGYDGLIYSIGFLVGWPLIMFLIAEPLRNLGKYTFADVVAYRLKQKPIRIAASCGSLMTVCFYLIAQMVGSGSLVNLMFGLPYELAVGIVGAVMILYVLFGGMLATTWVQIIKAVLLLGGASVMVGLVLAKFGFNPAELFSAAAAKYGQKVLEPGGLVSNPWDALSLGIALMFGTAGLPHILMRFYTVPDAEQARKSVLYATGFISYFYILTFIIGFGAMVLVGQDVITKFDKGGNMSALLLAEVTGGTMFLGFIAAVAFATILAVVAGLTLAGAATFSHDLYVNVFRSGKTTEEEEVKMAKRATLVLGLVAMGLGIAFKGQNVAFMVGLAFAIAASGNFPALLMSILWRGMSTTGATAAIVTGSVLAVGLIVISPTVWVDVLGFKQAIFPWKNPALISMPAAFIAGWLGSLLAPEADASERYEDQKIRNYLGVGVE, translated from the coding sequence ATGAATACATTTACTTCCACCATCGGGCAGCCAAACGCCCTTTCCATAATCTTTTTCTTCGTGTTCGTGGCCGCCACCTTGGTAATCACCTATTTTGCGGCCAAAAAGTCCAAGACCGCTTCGGACTTCTATGCCGCCGGCCGCTCGGTCACTGGTTTCCAGAACGGCCTGGCCCTGGCCGGGGACTACATGTCCGCGGCGTCGTTCCTGGGAATTGCCGGACTGGTGGCCCTCAAGGGCTACGACGGGCTCATCTACTCCATCGGCTTTCTGGTGGGTTGGCCGCTCATCATGTTTCTCATCGCAGAGCCCCTCCGCAACCTTGGCAAGTACACCTTTGCGGACGTGGTGGCCTACCGCCTCAAGCAGAAGCCCATCCGCATCGCGGCCTCCTGCGGTTCGCTCATGACGGTGTGCTTCTACCTGATTGCGCAGATGGTGGGATCGGGCTCCCTGGTAAACCTGATGTTCGGCCTGCCTTACGAGCTGGCGGTGGGAATCGTGGGCGCGGTGATGATCCTGTATGTGCTCTTTGGTGGCATGCTGGCCACCACCTGGGTGCAAATAATAAAGGCCGTTCTGCTCTTGGGCGGGGCTTCAGTTATGGTGGGTTTGGTGTTGGCCAAGTTTGGCTTCAACCCCGCTGAACTTTTCTCCGCTGCGGCCGCCAAATACGGCCAGAAGGTTCTTGAACCCGGCGGGCTGGTCTCCAACCCCTGGGACGCCCTGAGCCTTGGCATCGCCTTGATGTTCGGCACAGCCGGGCTGCCCCACATCCTCATGCGTTTCTACACCGTGCCCGACGCCGAGCAGGCCAGAAAAAGCGTGCTCTACGCTACGGGCTTCATCTCCTACTTCTACATCCTGACCTTCATCATCGGCTTTGGGGCCATGGTGTTGGTGGGTCAGGACGTGATCACCAAGTTCGACAAGGGTGGCAACATGTCGGCCCTGCTTCTGGCCGAAGTGACCGGTGGCACCATGTTCCTTGGCTTCATCGCGGCCGTGGCCTTCGCCACCATCCTGGCCGTGGTGGCCGGGCTTACTCTGGCCGGGGCGGCCACCTTCTCGCATGACCTGTACGTGAACGTGTTCAGGTCGGGTAAGACCACCGAGGAAGAGGAAGTGAAGATGGCCAAGCGCGCCACCCTGGTGCTGGGTCTGGTGGCAATGGGATTGGGCATCGCTTTCAAGGGCCAGAACGTGGCCTTCATGGTGGGCCTGGCCTTTGCCATCGCGGCCAGCGGCAACTTTCCGGCTCTTCTCATGTCCATTCTGTGGCGCGGCATGTCCACAACCGGCGCTACCGCCGCAATCGTGACCGGTTCCGTGCTGGCCGTGGGGCTCATCGTCATCTCCCCCACTGTGTGGGTGGACGTGTTGGGCTTCAAGCAGGCCATCTTCCCCTGGAAGAACCCGGCCCTCATCTCCATGCCCGCGGCTTTCATTGCCGGTTGGCTGGGTTCGCTCCTCGCGCCTGAGGCCGATGCCAGCGAGCGCTATGAGGATCAGAAAATCCGCAACTACCTGGGGGTGGGCGTGGAATGA
- a CDS encoding CBS domain-containing protein, whose amino-acid sequence MILEDVVEFLRESPPLSFLEPPRLLALARKAGLEFFPCGTKVLGPGGAGEGFVLVVKKGLLKAGDEEYGEGAVLGWTAVEAHAEEDSVCYLLPPQGVSQALEERPELFDFLDERFTDKVLELGLAGLVREIPAWLARRPLAMVTAGEALRVGEPVSCGTTIQQAARIMSATNRDAVVVLGREGRPSGVITDRDFRSKAVEQGLAPDTPVEQVMTSPVVSVDAASSCFDALMAMTRHHLRHVVVMAGRMPAGVLSAQELLLKQVGSPPALAAKVAGALTVEELAGVAALLDPLALGLLREGARASSLGRIVGGLRESLAARACQLAEEILGPPPAGYALILLGRAARREGPALCPLWNAVVHEETSDGDQWFERLGAFLSEAFEIMNLAGAPQSPSAESRQWRGTLPQWRERMDGWLQHAPEDPSYLDFRPVHGQLWLGEALRAHMGTMVGLVNREKPDECGKGLTECLVDTARRWALSSRITRISSVERAQALERLRPTGPELAFALEYLTAWQWVGEPLRRGPLARGMERMCRKAAGRAHDEMVAMVQP is encoded by the coding sequence ATGATCCTCGAAGACGTTGTCGAATTTCTGCGGGAGTCGCCGCCGTTGTCCTTTCTGGAACCGCCCAGGCTCTTGGCCCTGGCCAGGAAGGCGGGGTTGGAGTTCTTCCCTTGCGGTACCAAGGTTCTGGGCCCTGGGGGAGCTGGCGAAGGGTTCGTGCTGGTGGTCAAAAAGGGGCTCTTGAAGGCTGGAGACGAAGAATACGGGGAGGGCGCTGTACTTGGTTGGACCGCCGTGGAAGCCCATGCCGAGGAGGACAGCGTCTGCTACCTGCTGCCTCCCCAGGGAGTGTCTCAAGCCCTGGAAGAGAGACCGGAGCTCTTCGATTTTCTCGATGAACGGTTCACGGACAAGGTGCTGGAACTGGGATTGGCCGGCCTGGTCCGGGAAATTCCGGCCTGGCTGGCCAGGCGTCCCCTGGCCATGGTCACTGCGGGCGAGGCCCTGCGGGTGGGCGAGCCTGTGTCATGCGGCACCACCATCCAGCAGGCAGCCCGGATCATGAGCGCCACGAACCGCGACGCGGTGGTGGTGCTCGGCCGCGAGGGGCGTCCCTCCGGCGTCATAACGGACCGGGACTTCCGGTCCAAGGCGGTGGAGCAGGGTCTGGCCCCGGACACGCCTGTGGAGCAGGTGATGACTTCGCCGGTGGTGTCCGTGGATGCCGCTTCGTCCTGCTTCGACGCCCTCATGGCCATGACCCGCCACCATCTGCGTCACGTGGTGGTTATGGCCGGCAGAATGCCGGCCGGGGTTCTCTCGGCCCAGGAACTGCTGCTGAAACAAGTTGGTTCCCCACCCGCTCTTGCCGCAAAGGTCGCCGGGGCGCTGACGGTGGAGGAACTGGCCGGTGTGGCCGCCCTGCTGGATCCGCTCGCGCTGGGGCTCCTACGGGAGGGGGCGCGAGCGTCCAGTTTGGGGCGTATTGTCGGAGGCCTGCGCGAATCCCTGGCCGCTAGGGCCTGCCAACTGGCCGAGGAGATACTGGGTCCGCCTCCGGCCGGATACGCTCTGATACTCTTGGGCAGGGCGGCCAGACGGGAAGGCCCGGCCCTGTGCCCCCTGTGGAACGCGGTGGTTCACGAGGAAACATCGGATGGGGACCAGTGGTTTGAGCGTCTCGGAGCGTTTTTGTCCGAAGCTTTCGAGATCATGAATCTGGCCGGTGCACCGCAATCGCCTTCGGCCGAAAGCCGCCAATGGAGGGGTACCTTGCCACAGTGGCGCGAGCGTATGGACGGTTGGCTGCAACATGCTCCTGAGGACCCGTCGTATCTCGACTTCCGTCCGGTACACGGCCAGCTCTGGCTGGGGGAGGCGCTCCGGGCCCATATGGGGACCATGGTTGGTTTGGTGAATCGGGAAAAGCCGGATGAGTGCGGGAAGGGCCTGACCGAATGCCTGGTGGACACGGCCCGTCGCTGGGCGCTGAGCAGCAGAATCACCCGCATTTCGAGCGTGGAGCGTGCCCAGGCCCTTGAACGGTTGAGGCCGACAGGACCGGAGCTTGCCTTCGCTCTGGAATACCTCACGGCGTGGCAGTGGGTGGGCGAGCCCCTGAGACGGGGCCCCCTGGCGCGGGGGATGGAACGCATGTGTAGAAAAGCGGCGGGGAGGGCGCACGATGAAATGGTGGCCATGGTCCAGCCGTAA
- a CDS encoding response regulator transcription factor, which yields MSQVKTLIVHADPAVRAGLRQLLSGMDSLRVLGAAATAFEALEMLEAIPYGVFFLSPDLPGPTSGMELAQILSGRRQRPALVFVAPDESQAYKAFELGAIDYLIWPVSSQRLDTTLSRLKGLSSGFKQAQPAGAWVEERSAAAEDEQQTLSLPIEDEEEGPFFSALKQAWDLNQKKKPLDIEKLPITLDGRTLLLPYPQILFVEAYEDYSFVHTAQQKYLTSYRLKNLEERLGPHGFFRVHRKFLVNLEAVTEIASLPGGQFMLRTQGKTRIELPISRRRIGELKQVLGL from the coding sequence ATGTCGCAGGTAAAAACCCTCATCGTCCATGCCGACCCCGCCGTGCGCGCCGGACTGCGCCAGCTTTTGTCCGGCATGGATTCCCTGCGCGTATTGGGAGCGGCGGCCACCGCTTTCGAAGCCCTTGAGATGCTCGAGGCCATCCCCTACGGTGTTTTCTTCCTGAGTCCGGACCTGCCAGGCCCCACGTCCGGCATGGAGCTTGCCCAGATTCTCTCCGGACGCCGCCAGCGCCCGGCCCTGGTCTTCGTGGCCCCGGACGAATCCCAGGCCTACAAGGCCTTCGAGCTGGGGGCTATCGACTATCTCATTTGGCCAGTGTCCTCCCAGCGATTGGACACCACCCTCTCCAGGCTCAAAGGGCTCTCTTCCGGTTTCAAGCAGGCCCAGCCAGCCGGCGCCTGGGTGGAGGAACGTTCAGCCGCGGCCGAGGACGAGCAGCAGACCCTCTCGCTGCCCATCGAGGACGAGGAGGAGGGCCCCTTCTTCTCGGCTCTGAAGCAGGCCTGGGACTTGAACCAGAAGAAAAAGCCCCTGGACATCGAAAAGCTGCCCATCACCCTGGACGGGCGCACCCTGCTTCTGCCCTACCCGCAGATTCTCTTCGTGGAAGCCTACGAGGACTATTCCTTCGTGCACACGGCCCAGCAAAAATACCTCACTTCCTATCGCCTGAAGAACCTGGAGGAGCGTCTTGGACCGCATGGTTTCTTCCGGGTCCACCGCAAGTTCCTGGTGAACCTGGAGGCCGTGACCGAGATCGCCAGCCTGCCCGGGGGCCAGTTCATGCTGCGCACCCAGGGCAAGACCAGGATCGAGCTGCCAATCAGCAGAAGAAGGATCGGCGAGTTAAAACAGGTGCTGGGTTTATGA
- a CDS encoding AbrB family transcriptional regulator: MSFSKLALQWAALIFFSLSLSWVLTWAEFPAALLLGPMLCGVAVGLRGASIRLPRWAFTGAQAVIGCQVAQAITVSILLSIAHGWLVMLAVVGTTIAAGGVVGWVLTRYGALPGNTAAWGSSPGGAAAMTAMSEEYGADARLVAFMQYLRVFIVVLTASAVSRVLIGSQPTAAGSPAPLIDLGLNAPLLPVLETLAVILAGPLIGLKLRIPAGAMLVPLVMGSILNSSGTVSINVPHWLSGSAYACLGWYIGLRFTRGVVLHVYRAIPQLLLSTFLLIGLCCISALALNHLLGISGLTAYLATSPGGLDSIAIIAMGSDSDAAFVLSMQTLRLFAVILTGPYIARLVCRFAAPCEKPGPADGKKI; this comes from the coding sequence ATGTCCTTTTCGAAACTCGCCCTGCAATGGGCGGCGCTCATTTTCTTCTCTTTATCCCTGTCCTGGGTCCTGACCTGGGCTGAATTCCCCGCCGCGCTGCTGCTTGGCCCCATGCTCTGCGGCGTTGCCGTCGGGCTTCGCGGGGCCTCCATACGTCTCCCGCGCTGGGCCTTCACCGGCGCCCAGGCGGTCATCGGCTGCCAGGTTGCCCAGGCCATCACTGTCTCCATCCTCCTGTCCATCGCCCACGGCTGGCTGGTGATGCTCGCGGTGGTGGGCACCACCATCGCTGCCGGAGGCGTGGTCGGCTGGGTGTTGACTCGATACGGCGCCCTGCCGGGCAACACTGCCGCCTGGGGCTCCTCGCCCGGAGGAGCAGCCGCCATGACGGCCATGTCCGAGGAATACGGGGCGGACGCCCGGCTCGTGGCCTTCATGCAGTATCTGCGGGTGTTCATCGTGGTTCTGACCGCCTCGGCCGTCTCCCGGGTTTTGATCGGTTCCCAGCCCACGGCCGCAGGATCGCCCGCTCCCTTGATCGATCTGGGCTTGAACGCCCCGCTCCTTCCCGTGCTCGAAACTCTGGCCGTCATACTTGCCGGGCCCCTGATCGGTCTCAAGTTGCGGATTCCTGCAGGGGCCATGCTTGTCCCTCTGGTGATGGGCAGCATCCTCAACAGTTCCGGCACTGTTTCCATCAACGTGCCGCACTGGCTGTCCGGATCGGCTTACGCTTGCCTGGGCTGGTACATTGGCCTGCGTTTCACCAGAGGCGTGGTCCTGCATGTGTACCGGGCCATCCCCCAGCTTCTGCTCTCGACGTTTTTGCTCATCGGCCTTTGCTGTATTTCCGCCCTGGCTCTCAACCATCTTCTTGGCATAAGCGGACTTACCGCCTACTTGGCCACCAGCCCAGGCGGCCTGGATTCCATCGCCATCATCGCCATGGGCAGCGACTCGGACGCGGCTTTCGTGCTGTCCATGCAGACTCTCAGGCTTTTCGCGGTCATCCTCACCGGACCTTACATCGCCAGGCTGGTCTGCCGTTTCGCCGCGCCCTGCGAAAAACCAGGCCCTGCTGACGGCAAAAAAATCTGA